One Hermetia illucens chromosome 4, iHerIll2.2.curated.20191125, whole genome shotgun sequence DNA segment encodes these proteins:
- the LOC119655229 gene encoding cytochrome b561 domain-containing protein 2-like, with protein MSNEAESTEKYDLEDLGAEMSSRKAGRGLWLLVTMDVVFGLLDLILCGFFVYWSFAADGVVLFAWHPSLLSIGFILFMTEAINVYNNAVLMNKGRKSYSYRVLAHWVLHTFAMICITGGFAAIVWNKIRLGKHHFKTPHAIVGLITFILMFLVAAGGIATKYSFSLRKRIRPVVLKLTHSGLGLLIYWLGGVTLILGLYTKWFEKHRTQTDLYFSIAAILVIWFSTSLRPMRQIFKRLKQMFTSI; from the exons ATGTCAAACGAAGCAGAGTCTACCGAAAAGTATGATCTGGAAGATCTCGGGGCCGAAATGAGTTCTCGTAAGGCCGGCCGAGGTTTGTGGTTGCTGGTGACCATGGACGTGGTTTTCGGATTGTTAGATCTCATTCTTTGTGGATTTTTCGTATATTGGTCCTTTGCTGCAGATGGAGTTGTGTTATTTGCTTGGCACCCTTCGTTATTGAGTATTGGG TTCATCTTATTTATGACTGAAGCTATCAATGTCTACAACAATGCTGTACTCATGAATAAGGGTCGCAAATCTTATTCATACCGGGTTCTGGCACATTGGGTCCTCCACACATTTGCAATGATTTGTATCACCGGAGGTTTTGCTGCAATTGTTTGGAACAAGATACGATTGGGAAAACATCATTTCAAAACGCCTCATGCGATAGTGGGGCTAATAACTTTTATCTTAATGTTTCTAGTCGCTGCTGGAGGAATAGCTACCAAGTATAGTTTTAGCCTAAGGAAGAGAATACGCCCAGTTGTATTGAAGTTGACACATTCTGGTTTGGGACTGTTAATATACTGGCTAGGAGGAgttactttaattttaggacttTACACTAAGTGGTTTGAAAAACATCGGACACAAACAGATTTGTATTTTTCGATAGCAGCTATCCTTGTTATTTGGTTTTCTACGTCTTTGAGACCAATGCGTCAGATTTTTAAAAGATTGAAGCAAATGTTTACATCGATTTAA
- the LOC119655230 gene encoding uncharacterized protein LOC119655230, whose translation MENTPESAGEPKRAAAPQHIKYWRAIIFEVIIILLAAILAGILVYWSFSSEGFVLFAFHPALESLGMVLFMATAIYMCSSQFLTRPEPQPSKIRNFLHWLLNTISVFAIAVGVLIITWNKFLMDQNHFETAHAIVGLSSFISMCLTVALGAASNSPKHRQNIALKLFYLSFGLLTYWLGAASLMLGFLKEDQTNGKFSVALIAILAFWFIVSWKPLEDFCNRLQNACQSRNMIA comes from the exons ATGGAAAACACGCCGGAATCAGCTGGTGAACCCAAAAGAGCTGCTGCTCCCCAACATATCAAGTATTGGCGAGCGATcatatttgaagtaataattatTTTACTAGCTGCGATATTGGCTGGCATTCTGGTATATTGGAGTTTCAGTTCAGAAGGATTCGTCCTGTTTGCTTTTCATCCAGCATTGGAAAGTCTTGGA ATGGTCCTATTCATGGCGACAGCTATCTATATGTGCAGTAGCCAATTCTTGACGAGGCCAGAACCACAACCCTCGAAGATTCGTAACTTTCTACATTGGCTTTTGAATACAATTTCGGTATTTGCGATTGCGGTGGGGGTGCTAATAATCACTTGGAATAAGTTCTTGATGGACCAAAATCATTTCGAAACAGCTCATGCCATAGTTGGGCTATCGAGTTTCATATCAATGTGTTTGACGGTGGCCTTAGGAGCAGCTTCGAATAGTCCTAAGCATcgtcaaaatattgctttgaAACTCTTCTACCTTTCTTTTGGATTGCTAACGTATTGGCTAGGGGCTGCCTCTCTGATGTTGGGATTTTTAAAAGAGGATCAAACCAACGGAAAATTTTCAGTGGCTTTGATTGCAATCCTAGCATTTTGGTTTATTGTCTCTTGGAAGCCACTTGAAGATTTTTGTAACAGATTACAAAATGCTTGTCAATCCAGGAATATGATTGCTTAA